The following are from one region of the uncultured Desulfovibrio sp. genome:
- a CDS encoding DUF465 domain-containing protein encodes MDQQELELLEKYAATDPELKSLWEDHVLYEKQVEKLEGKAFRSPTEEQTLKQLKKQKLEGKTQLMAVLDRLKKQG; translated from the coding sequence ATGGATCAGCAAGAACTGGAACTGCTGGAAAAGTACGCTGCCACTGATCCGGAGCTGAAATCCCTTTGGGAAGATCACGTGCTCTACGAAAAACAGGTGGAAAAGCTCGAAGGCAAGGCCTTCCGTTCGCCCACTGAAGAGCAGACGCTCAAGCAATTGAAAAAGCAGAAGCTCGAAGGAAAAACCCAGCTCATGGCCGTTCTTGATCGTCTGAAGAAACAAGGATAG
- a CDS encoding lysophospholipid acyltransferase family protein → MPGNADILPLAPGRPLVRSVGRLARALARQLSGFARLEKMADTLPQCGDPQTFATACLTALDVRTECLRGDLERIPARGPVVLFANHPSGALEGLMLAALCGKARPDLKILASDALLRIPQLAQLAPMLLPLNLSGGAAANAAVLRTAMTHLRSGGALGIFPSGSVARWQLGRGIAEQPWSRLLSRLGGRNADIPGLNFVPLHMGVRQNPLFIAATALKENVGEILLPHTLFKQRGSTARMIVGEAIPAEILTGLNHEQRTHCLGLCRSALGSEHGAAGHAANCQPLAPAAAKMDIMVSLAALPENRMLAREGRYCVYLLEGNESPLLLDELSRRREEAFRALGEGSGQARDTDRYDPQYSHLLLMDEEGKNIAGSYRARVVQPEGTWQYDKKRLYTASLFEYDPEFFRQCGNALELGRAFVCPEYQRDYTPLLLLWKGIGQMALRNDVRTLFGPASIGLNYRPQSVDLLWRHLRLRHWDTPLASLVRGKQPRKLREELPFAQHLDYKSVNALVRQMEGGRTLPILFKHYLQLGGRIAAFHEDRSFGTLDALLVVDLLNAPDKQLRRYVGEEGMRRLREGSWPA, encoded by the coding sequence ATGCCCGGCAATGCTGATATTTTACCCCTTGCACCTGGCCGCCCGCTGGTCAGAAGCGTCGGGCGGCTGGCCCGCGCCCTGGCCCGTCAGCTTTCGGGTTTTGCCCGGTTGGAAAAGATGGCCGACACACTGCCCCAGTGCGGCGACCCTCAAACCTTTGCCACCGCCTGCCTCACCGCACTGGATGTGCGTACAGAATGCCTGCGCGGCGATCTGGAGCGCATCCCTGCCCGAGGGCCGGTGGTGCTTTTTGCCAACCATCCCTCCGGCGCGCTTGAAGGGTTGATGCTTGCAGCCCTCTGCGGCAAGGCACGTCCCGATCTCAAAATTCTTGCCAGCGATGCCTTGCTGCGCATTCCCCAACTGGCGCAGCTTGCCCCCATGCTGCTGCCCCTGAATCTTTCTGGCGGCGCAGCCGCCAACGCCGCGGTGCTACGCACCGCCATGACCCACCTGCGATCGGGCGGAGCACTGGGTATTTTCCCTTCTGGGAGCGTGGCCCGCTGGCAATTGGGACGCGGCATTGCGGAACAGCCCTGGTCACGCCTGCTCAGCAGGCTTGGCGGTCGCAATGCCGACATCCCTGGCCTGAATTTTGTTCCCCTGCATATGGGCGTACGGCAAAATCCTCTGTTTATCGCCGCAACGGCACTGAAAGAAAATGTGGGCGAAATCCTGCTGCCCCACACCCTGTTCAAACAGCGGGGAAGCACGGCCCGCATGATCGTGGGCGAGGCCATCCCCGCAGAAATTCTGACCGGGCTGAACCACGAGCAACGCACTCACTGTCTGGGGCTTTGCCGCTCTGCCCTAGGTTCTGAACACGGCGCTGCCGGGCATGCAGCCAATTGTCAGCCTCTGGCCCCTGCCGCTGCCAAGATGGATATAATGGTCAGCCTTGCCGCCCTGCCGGAAAACCGCATGCTGGCCCGCGAAGGCCGCTACTGCGTCTATCTGCTTGAGGGCAACGAATCGCCCCTGCTGCTGGACGAACTGAGCAGAAGGCGCGAAGAGGCCTTCCGCGCGCTGGGTGAAGGATCGGGACAGGCGCGGGATACAGACCGCTACGACCCCCAGTATTCACACCTGTTGCTCATGGACGAAGAAGGCAAAAACATTGCAGGTTCATACCGGGCACGCGTGGTGCAACCAGAAGGAACCTGGCAGTATGACAAAAAACGCCTCTACACTGCCTCGCTCTTTGAGTACGATCCGGAATTTTTCCGCCAGTGCGGCAACGCGCTGGAACTGGGACGCGCCTTTGTCTGCCCCGAATACCAGCGCGATTACACTCCCCTGCTTCTGCTGTGGAAGGGCATTGGGCAAATGGCCCTGCGCAATGACGTGCGTACTCTTTTTGGCCCTGCCAGCATTGGCCTCAACTATCGCCCGCAATCGGTAGACCTGCTCTGGCGGCACCTGCGCCTGCGCCACTGGGATACGCCTCTGGCAAGTCTGGTGCGCGGCAAACAGCCTCGCAAACTGCGCGAAGAACTGCCCTTTGCCCAGCACCTTGATTACAAGTCCGTCAACGCGCTGGTGCGCCAGATGGAAGGCGGGCGCACCCTGCCCATACTTTTTAAGCACTACCTGCAACTGGGCGGGCGGATTGCCGCCTTTCACGAAGACAGATCCTTTGGCACCCTTGATGCCCTGCTGGTGGTGGATCTGCTCAACGCACCCGACAAACAGTTGCGCCGCTATGTGGGTGAAGAAGGCATGCGCAGGCTGCGCGAAGGCAGCTGGCCCGCATAG
- the ilvN gene encoding acetolactate synthase small subunit has protein sequence MQRHVLSVLVENEPGVLSRVAGLFSGRGFNIHSLNVAPALEEGVSHMTITTDGDSLILEQIMKQLHKIVSVIKVVDFADIPAVAREMIFVKVQAEGPMRGEILRTVEIFRCKVVDVSPNEMTIEATGDQNKLDAIISLLQRFGIKELARTGAVAMRRSKKTD, from the coding sequence ATGCAACGACATGTGCTTTCCGTGCTGGTGGAAAACGAACCCGGCGTGCTTTCCCGCGTGGCTGGCCTGTTCAGCGGGCGCGGCTTCAATATTCATTCGCTCAATGTGGCCCCGGCCCTGGAAGAGGGCGTTTCGCACATGACCATCACCACCGATGGCGACAGTCTTATTCTGGAGCAGATCATGAAGCAGCTCCACAAGATTGTTTCGGTCATCAAGGTGGTGGATTTTGCGGATATTCCCGCTGTGGCGCGTGAAATGATCTTTGTCAAAGTGCAGGCAGAAGGCCCCATGCGGGGCGAAATTCTGCGAACTGTTGAAATATTCCGCTGCAAGGTGGTTGATGTAAGCCCCAATGAGATGACCATTGAGGCCACTGGCGACCAGAATAAGCTGGACGCCATCATCAGCCTGCTGCAACGGTTTGGAATCAAGGAACTGGCGCGCACAGGCGCAGTTGCCATGCGTCGTTCCAAGAAAACGGATTAG
- the pdxS gene encoding pyridoxal 5'-phosphate synthase lyase subunit PdxS, with the protein MEQGTIRLKTGLAEMLKGGVIMDVTTPEQAKIAEAAGACAVMALERVPADIRAAGGVARMADPTIVKRIMEVVSIPVMAKARIGHFVEARILEALGADYIDESEVLTPADDKYHIDKRDFTVPFVCGCRNLGEALRRIAEGAAMIRTKGEPGTGNVVEAVRHCRQVMDDVRKLCSLPEAEVANYAKEIGAPLEVCYAVRKEGRLPVVNFAAGGIATPADAAMMMHLGCDGVFVGSGIFKSGDPAKRAKAIVQAVTNYNDFAMLAEISRDLGEPMVGIEISTIPSAQRMQERGW; encoded by the coding sequence ATGGAACAGGGCACCATCCGCCTGAAGACAGGCCTTGCTGAAATGCTCAAAGGCGGCGTGATCATGGACGTCACCACTCCCGAACAGGCTAAAATCGCCGAAGCAGCGGGAGCCTGCGCAGTCATGGCCCTGGAACGCGTACCTGCCGATATTCGCGCCGCAGGCGGCGTGGCCCGTATGGCCGACCCCACCATCGTCAAGCGCATCATGGAAGTGGTGAGCATTCCCGTCATGGCCAAGGCCCGTATCGGCCACTTTGTTGAAGCCCGCATTCTTGAGGCTCTGGGCGCCGACTACATTGACGAAAGTGAAGTGCTCACCCCTGCTGACGACAAATACCATATCGACAAGCGCGATTTTACCGTGCCTTTCGTGTGCGGCTGCCGCAATCTGGGGGAAGCCCTGCGCCGCATCGCCGAAGGTGCAGCCATGATCCGCACCAAGGGCGAACCCGGCACCGGCAACGTGGTTGAAGCCGTGCGCCACTGCCGTCAGGTTATGGACGACGTGCGCAAGCTGTGCAGCCTGCCCGAAGCCGAAGTTGCCAACTACGCCAAAGAAATCGGCGCACCCCTTGAAGTGTGCTACGCCGTGCGCAAGGAAGGCCGCCTGCCCGTGGTGAACTTTGCCGCTGGCGGCATCGCCACCCCCGCTGACGCCGCCATGATGATGCACCTCGGCTGCGACGGCGTGTTTGTCGGCTCCGGCATCTTCAAATCAGGCGACCCTGCCAAGCGCGCCAAGGCCATTGTGCAGGCCGTGACCAACTACAATGATTTCGCCATGCTGGCCGAAATCTCCCGCGATCTGGGCGAACCCATGGTGGGCATTGAAATTTCCACCATTCCTTCTGCCCAGCGCATGCAGGAACGGGGTTGGTAA
- a CDS encoding YggT family protein, translating to MIVVANTMSAIALVLGSLLSLYFWIVIIAAVLTWVRPDPYNPIVRTLRTLTEPVFYRVRKWLPFTYSSGMDFSPVVVLLAIELFNRIVIASLAQYAMTLH from the coding sequence ATGATTGTTGTTGCCAATACCATGAGCGCTATTGCCCTGGTGCTCGGGTCTCTGCTTAGTCTTTATTTCTGGATTGTCATTATCGCGGCTGTGCTCACGTGGGTGCGCCCCGATCCCTACAATCCTATTGTGCGCACCTTGCGCACCCTTACGGAGCCTGTGTTTTACCGCGTGCGCAAATGGTTGCCGTTTACCTATTCAAGCGGCATGGATTTTTCGCCCGTGGTGGTGCTGCTGGCCATTGAGCTGTTTAACCGGATTGTCATAGCCTCGCTGGCTCAGTACGCGATGACGCTTCATTAA
- the ilvB gene encoding biosynthetic-type acetolactate synthase large subunit: MECTGAQILLESMKREGVDVLFGYPGGAVIDIYDELPRHPELRHVLVRHEQGAVHAADGYARASGKTGVCLVTSGPGATNTVTGIATAYSDSIPLVVFTGQVPTQLIGNDAFQEVDIVGITRPCTKHNFLVKDITKLALTIRQAFYLARSGRPGPVLVDLPKDVMQKRAEFVWPEDVYMRSYNPTYKPNLNQLRRSVEELAKAERPVILAGGGVILSNGAEALTSLARKLNIPVTCTLMGLGAFPATDPLWLGMVGMHGTYAANLAINNCDVLMCVGARFDDRVTGRLAAFAPKARIVHIDIDPTSIRKNVEVHVPVVGDCRLALEGIAEICEAKLENKDWAGEHAAWIAAVAEWKASKPLCYQENGNIKPQSVIEALYDITGGDAIIATEVGQHQMWVAQFYSFTKPRTLLTSGGLGTMGYGFPASVGAQFAFPDKKVIAVAGDASLQMNIQELATVVANRLPIKVVILNNRYLGMVRQWQELFYNNNYSSTNMEAQPDFVKLAEAYGAEGYRIEKAEDMRAVLEKALASPNPAFIDVVVEREENVYPIVPAGAALDEMLLV; the protein is encoded by the coding sequence ATGGAATGTACTGGTGCGCAGATTCTCCTTGAGTCCATGAAGCGAGAGGGCGTGGATGTGCTGTTCGGTTATCCGGGCGGTGCGGTCATTGATATTTATGATGAACTACCGCGACATCCCGAGCTACGCCATGTGCTGGTACGGCACGAGCAAGGAGCTGTGCACGCGGCTGACGGCTATGCCCGTGCCTCGGGCAAGACCGGTGTATGCCTGGTCACCTCGGGGCCTGGAGCCACCAATACGGTCACGGGCATAGCCACAGCCTACTCCGATTCCATTCCTCTGGTGGTGTTCACCGGGCAGGTGCCCACCCAGCTGATCGGCAACGATGCCTTTCAGGAAGTGGATATCGTGGGTATTACCCGGCCCTGCACCAAACATAATTTTCTGGTCAAGGATATCACCAAGCTGGCATTGACCATCCGTCAGGCCTTTTACCTTGCGCGTTCGGGCCGTCCCGGCCCGGTACTGGTGGATCTGCCCAAGGACGTCATGCAGAAGCGGGCGGAATTTGTCTGGCCTGAAGACGTCTACATGCGCAGCTACAACCCCACCTACAAGCCCAACCTGAACCAGTTGCGCCGCTCGGTGGAAGAACTGGCAAAGGCCGAGCGCCCGGTGATTCTGGCGGGCGGCGGGGTTATTCTGTCCAATGGGGCAGAGGCTCTAACGAGCCTTGCGCGCAAGCTGAACATACCCGTAACCTGCACCCTCATGGGGCTTGGGGCTTTTCCGGCCACAGACCCCCTGTGGCTGGGCATGGTGGGCATGCACGGCACCTACGCGGCTAACCTTGCCATCAACAACTGTGATGTGCTGATGTGCGTGGGCGCGCGCTTTGACGACCGCGTTACCGGCAGGCTGGCGGCCTTTGCGCCCAAGGCCCGCATTGTGCACATCGACATTGACCCCACATCCATTCGCAAGAATGTGGAGGTGCATGTTCCTGTGGTGGGTGATTGCCGCCTGGCGCTGGAGGGCATTGCAGAAATCTGCGAGGCCAAGCTGGAAAACAAGGACTGGGCGGGTGAACATGCCGCCTGGATTGCGGCCGTGGCCGAATGGAAGGCAAGCAAGCCCCTGTGCTATCAGGAAAACGGCAATATCAAGCCGCAGTCGGTCATTGAGGCCCTGTATGACATCACCGGCGGCGATGCCATCATCGCCACCGAGGTGGGCCAGCACCAGATGTGGGTGGCCCAGTTCTATTCGTTCACCAAGCCGCGCACCCTGCTGACCAGCGGGGGCCTAGGCACCATGGGCTACGGCTTTCCCGCTTCGGTGGGGGCGCAGTTTGCCTTTCCGGATAAAAAGGTCATTGCCGTGGCAGGCGACGCCTCGCTGCAGATGAATATTCAGGAGTTGGCAACCGTGGTTGCCAACAGGCTGCCCATCAAGGTCGTCATTCTGAACAACCGCTATCTGGGCATGGTGCGGCAGTGGCAGGAGCTCTTTTACAACAACAACTACAGTTCCACCAACATGGAAGCCCAGCCCGACTTTGTGAAGCTGGCCGAGGCCTACGGGGCCGAAGGCTATCGCATTGAAAAGGCTGAAGACATGCGGGCCGTGCTTGAAAAGGCCCTTGCTTCGCCCAACCCTGCCTTCATTGACGTGGTGGTAGAGCGCGAAGAAAACGTGTACCCCATCGTGCCCGCCGGTGCGGCGCTTGATGAAATGTTGCTGGTGTAA
- a CDS encoding bacteriohemerythrin — MGIALQVVIIAALGGLAVLGGIQGISWLVVGIIFVCAGANIWLWLSGRSRAARLAQYLDAQATSPSADGDVEQRAMQCIESLRETLKTKADAQVVESLQAQNSELAKQLKESEELVVTLRGRREKGVIALHKAHAVCTRLSGDMRRLASLITDVNGGVAVQRDRLEETGAAMGRVADSASQASLRVRELSESAQNSSASAATGEQEVEGAVGSIDSVRDTIVQLKEAMAGLGEKASNIGQVMSVINEVADQTNLLALNAAIEAARAGEAGRGFAVVADEVRKLAEKTMGATKEVEEAVKAIQDETRRNVLTVDKAAQLSVDAADKANNAGDVMRAILQSMADTAGHLASIAAGAAEQSEQSSGTSGALEEVRCVAESTSKNMEMFTASLLTFQSGMEELDMIVNALVSGDFDQALSDKFVEWTPKLELHVPLVDREHKLLVEYINELHQAMTHNKPVSEMITVLKKLRDYTATHFGDEERLFNVPAYKAAAEHMKIHKKFVAKLDEVEGQLRMGTATVSMDLLTFLKDWLVQHIMGTDPTYLPYLKPEDKEPAKKR, encoded by the coding sequence ATGGGCATTGCGCTTCAGGTAGTAATCATTGCCGCTTTAGGCGGTTTGGCCGTTTTGGGCGGTATACAGGGAATAAGCTGGCTGGTGGTCGGCATTATTTTTGTCTGCGCCGGTGCAAACATCTGGCTCTGGCTGAGCGGGCGTTCCCGTGCTGCCCGTCTGGCGCAGTATCTGGACGCTCAGGCCACATCGCCATCTGCTGATGGCGATGTGGAACAGCGGGCCATGCAGTGCATTGAAAGCCTGCGTGAAACGCTGAAAACCAAGGCGGACGCTCAGGTTGTGGAATCCTTGCAGGCGCAGAACAGCGAACTTGCCAAGCAGCTCAAGGAATCTGAGGAACTTGTCGTAACCTTGCGTGGGCGGCGCGAAAAAGGTGTTATCGCCCTGCACAAGGCCCATGCGGTGTGCACCAGACTTTCTGGCGACATGCGCAGGCTTGCCAGCCTCATTACGGACGTGAACGGCGGCGTTGCCGTGCAGCGCGACAGGCTTGAGGAAACAGGCGCGGCTATGGGGCGCGTGGCCGATTCTGCCAGTCAGGCCTCCCTGCGTGTGCGTGAACTCTCGGAGAGCGCCCAGAATTCAAGCGCCAGCGCCGCCACGGGCGAGCAGGAAGTGGAAGGTGCAGTTGGCTCCATTGACAGTGTGCGCGACACCATCGTGCAGCTCAAGGAAGCCATGGCGGGGCTGGGCGAAAAAGCCAGCAATATCGGTCAGGTCATGAGCGTCATCAACGAAGTGGCAGATCAGACCAATCTGCTGGCCCTCAACGCCGCCATCGAAGCCGCGCGCGCAGGCGAGGCCGGGCGCGGATTTGCCGTGGTGGCCGACGAGGTGCGCAAGCTGGCTGAAAAAACCATGGGCGCCACCAAGGAAGTCGAAGAGGCCGTAAAGGCCATTCAGGATGAAACTCGGCGCAACGTGCTGACTGTGGACAAGGCCGCCCAACTGAGCGTGGACGCGGCAGACAAGGCCAACAACGCCGGTGATGTGATGCGTGCTATTCTGCAAAGCATGGCGGATACAGCCGGGCACCTTGCCAGCATCGCTGCCGGCGCCGCTGAGCAGTCCGAGCAGAGCTCCGGAACCAGCGGCGCGCTGGAAGAAGTGCGTTGCGTGGCGGAAAGCACCTCCAAAAACATGGAGATGTTTACGGCTTCGCTGCTGACGTTCCAGAGCGGCATGGAAGAGCTGGATATGATCGTCAACGCGCTTGTTTCAGGCGACTTTGATCAGGCCCTCTCCGACAAGTTTGTGGAGTGGACGCCCAAACTCGAACTGCACGTGCCCCTGGTGGACAGGGAACACAAGCTGCTGGTGGAGTATATCAACGAACTGCATCAGGCCATGACGCATAACAAGCCCGTGTCTGAAATGATCACGGTGCTCAAGAAACTGCGCGACTACACGGCCACCCACTTTGGCGATGAAGAAAGGCTGTTCAATGTTCCCGCCTACAAGGCCGCAGCGGAACACATGAAGATCCATAAGAAGTTTGTTGCCAAGCTGGATGAGGTGGAAGGGCAGTTGCGCATGGGCACCGCCACCGTGAGCATGGATCTGCTGACCTTCCTCAAGGATTGGCTGGTACAGCACATCATGGGCACTGACCCCACCTATTTGCCCTACCTCAAACCTGAGGACAAGGAACCCGCGAAAAAGCGGTAG
- a CDS encoding TraR/DksA C4-type zinc finger protein: protein MDNLHTLQRLQGELNEEMHRLTLLRDVFQAQHCADELDAASHLEAAHIAHCSARRSSQRIRELQSLVALLRHGGPRRCEECGEEIPLVRLMAAPGATRCCECQQNIENDLRTNMIQMKATPLPQEVCAECC, encoded by the coding sequence ATGGACAATTTGCACACTTTGCAGCGTCTTCAGGGCGAACTGAACGAAGAAATGCACCGTCTCACCCTGCTGCGCGATGTTTTTCAGGCTCAGCACTGCGCGGACGAACTGGACGCGGCCAGCCACCTTGAGGCGGCCCACATAGCCCATTGCAGCGCCCGCCGCAGCTCCCAGCGCATCCGTGAACTCCAGAGCCTTGTGGCGCTCCTGCGGCACGGCGGCCCTCGCCGCTGCGAAGAATGCGGCGAGGAGATTCCCCTTGTCCGCCTCATGGCAGCACCAGGGGCGACCCGCTGCTGCGAATGCCAGCAGAATATTGAAAACGACCTGCGCACAAATATGATCCAGATGAAGGCAACGCCGCTTCCTCAGGAAGTTTGCGCCGAATGCTGTTAG
- a CDS encoding HAD family hydrolase, with amino-acid sequence MSSQQAQQLTAQGLFPHGIAGVIFDCDGVMIDSREANNIFYNRVLAWFGLPPMTIEQENYCFMATSRQALLHIVPPSLHGQIDHVIRHEVIYQRDIVPMLRLQPGFMDFIGNLRSRGVRMAVHTNRKLDGIQTVLDIFSLPSYFNPVVAADTAAPKPSPEGTRHICAAWQCPPQQVLFVGDSEHDKEAAGGAGVIFAAFNGGPLRGEITVADYPGLHNALAAVLPPVSGL; translated from the coding sequence ATGAGCAGCCAGCAGGCGCAGCAGCTCACCGCGCAAGGTTTGTTCCCTCACGGCATTGCTGGCGTGATCTTTGACTGCGACGGCGTGATGATTGATTCGCGCGAGGCGAACAACATCTTTTACAATCGTGTTCTCGCCTGGTTTGGCCTGCCGCCCATGACCATTGAACAGGAAAACTACTGTTTCATGGCTACATCGCGTCAGGCCTTGCTGCATATTGTGCCGCCATCCCTGCACGGGCAGATCGACCATGTTATTCGCCACGAGGTTATTTACCAGCGCGATATCGTCCCCATGCTGCGCTTACAGCCCGGTTTTATGGACTTTATCGGCAATCTGCGGAGCAGGGGGGTGCGCATGGCCGTGCACACCAATCGAAAGCTCGATGGAATACAAACGGTTCTGGACATTTTTTCCCTGCCCTCCTATTTTAATCCTGTGGTCGCGGCGGATACAGCCGCACCCAAGCCTTCGCCCGAGGGAACGCGGCACATATGTGCCGCGTGGCAATGCCCTCCGCAGCAGGTGCTTTTTGTTGGCGACAGCGAGCACGACAAGGAGGCAGCCGGGGGGGCGGGCGTGATATTTGCCGCATTTAATGGCGGCCCGTTACGGGGAGAGATTACGGTGGCGGATTATCCCGGTCTGCACAATGCGCTGGCCGCAGTGCTGCCGCCTGTTTCCGGCCTGTAA
- the pdxT gene encoding pyridoxal 5'-phosphate synthase glutaminase subunit PdxT: MSQLCVGVLALQGAFREHVAAVASLGAMAREVRQLKDIEGIDALIIPGGESTTIGKLLNEWNMLEPLRQRILDGMPVYGSCAGLILLCRDIENSDQPRLGVLDATVRRNAFGRQVDSFETNLSIPEIGAPPLPAVFIRAPVITGVGAGVKVLAEVDGQAVAVRQNNILATSFHPELTPDTRMHSYFLSFCGK; the protein is encoded by the coding sequence ATGTCGCAGCTTTGCGTAGGCGTTCTGGCTCTTCAGGGAGCCTTTCGCGAGCATGTGGCCGCTGTTGCCAGCCTTGGCGCAATGGCCCGCGAGGTGCGCCAGCTCAAGGATATTGAGGGCATCGATGCCCTGATCATTCCCGGCGGCGAAAGCACTACCATCGGCAAACTGCTTAATGAATGGAACATGCTTGAGCCCCTGCGCCAGCGCATACTCGACGGCATGCCTGTTTACGGCAGTTGCGCCGGGCTTATACTGCTGTGCCGCGACATTGAAAACTCGGACCAGCCCCGCCTCGGCGTGCTTGACGCCACCGTGCGACGCAACGCCTTTGGCAGGCAGGTGGACAGTTTTGAAACCAACCTGAGCATACCCGAGATCGGGGCCCCCCCCCTCCCGGCTGTTTTCATTCGCGCTCCTGTCATTACTGGCGTGGGCGCGGGTGTAAAGGTGCTGGCTGAGGTTGACGGTCAGGCGGTAGCCGTGCGCCAGAACAATATTCTGGCCACGTCCTTCCACCCCGAGCTTACGCCAGACACGCGCATGCACAGCTACTTTCTGTCCTTCTGCGGCAAGTAG
- the yedF gene encoding sulfurtransferase-like selenium metabolism protein YedF, whose translation MERFDCRGLACPQPVMRTRDALAAGANALEVLVDNEPARENVRRFLEGRGFTVAASQEGPDCWRITASAVESAASAPQQAEEASRPLGETNRTLVLITTETIGRGDDGLGAKLMGNFVATLPELGPRLWRIVLINGGVKLASQPGPALDALKKMAADGVSVLVCGTCLAHFGLLEAKEVGDTSNMLDIVTSLDLADKVIRP comes from the coding sequence ATGGAACGATTTGATTGCAGAGGGCTGGCCTGCCCCCAGCCCGTCATGCGCACCCGCGATGCTCTGGCAGCAGGAGCAAATGCCCTTGAAGTGCTGGTAGACAACGAGCCTGCTCGGGAAAACGTGCGGCGTTTTCTGGAAGGCCGCGGCTTTACTGTTGCCGCCAGCCAGGAAGGCCCCGACTGCTGGCGCATCACGGCAAGTGCTGTGGAATCTGCGGCATCCGCCCCGCAGCAGGCCGAGGAAGCATCCCGCCCCCTGGGTGAAACCAACCGGACGCTGGTGCTCATCACCACTGAGACCATTGGCCGTGGCGACGACGGGCTGGGTGCAAAACTCATGGGCAATTTTGTGGCTACTCTGCCAGAACTTGGACCTCGCCTGTGGCGCATTGTGCTGATCAACGGCGGCGTCAAACTGGCATCCCAGCCTGGCCCTGCGCTGGATGCCCTGAAAAAAATGGCAGCCGATGGCGTTTCTGTGCTTGTGTGCGGCACCTGCCTTGCGCACTTTGGCCTGCTGGAGGCCAAGGAAGTTGGCGACACCTCAAACATGCTTGATATTGTCACCAGCCTTGATCTGGCGGACAAAGTCATCCGTCCCTGA